The following proteins come from a genomic window of Trifolium pratense cultivar HEN17-A07 linkage group LG4, ARS_RC_1.1, whole genome shotgun sequence:
- the LOC123921538 gene encoding palmitoyl-monogalactosyldiacylglycerol delta-7 desaturase, chloroplastic, whose protein sequence is MALITSQPKNPIFYNHFTTLHSSIPQFNRSILNFGPFSKNAKNIKICNFNSKSRTFHLKNNPFNYNPQILAKSNAAIGEATLEQPEEVPLKHRKIFLSNVEVKREREVLFGRKWNSLDIGTFGIVLSMHLLCLFAPFNFNWAAFWVAVALYVITGLFGITLSFHRNLSHRSFKLPKWLEYFCAYCGVLALQGNPIDWVSTHRYHHQFCDSEKDPHSPIEGFWFSHMTWLFDTISIAERCGEPTNVGDLEKQSFYRFIRSTYMVHPFTMGVLLYAIGGFPFLVWGMGVRAVWVYHITWFVNSACHVWGKQSWNTRDLSKNNWWVALLSFGEGWHNNHHAFEYSARHGLEWWEIDMTWYLVKFLQAIGLATEVKVPSESQKLKMAFNNNDVVAT, encoded by the exons CCTTCATTCTTCAATTCCACAATTCAATAGGTCCATTTTGAATTTTGGGCCATTctcaaaaaatgcaaaaaacataaaaatttgtAACTTTAACTCCAAGTCAAGAACTTTTCACTTGAAAAACAACCCCTTTAACTATAATCCACAAATTTTAGCTAAATCCAATGCTGCAATTGGAGAAGCTACTTTGGAGCAGCCAGAGGAAGTACCATTGAAACATAGAAAGATTTTTCTATCTAATGTTGAagtgaagagagaaagagaagttCTTTTTGGAAGGAAATGGAATTCATTGGATATTGGAACTTTTGGTATTGTTTTGTCAATGCATTTGTTATGCTTATTTGCTCCATTCAATTTCAATTGGGCAGCTTTTTGGGTTGCTGTGGCACTTTATGTGATTACTGGACTTTTTGGAATCACACTCTCTTTTCATAGGAATCTTTCTCATAGAAGTTTTAAGCTTCCTAAATGGCTTGAATATTTTTGTGCTTATTGTGGAGTTCTTGCTCTTCAG GGAAATCCAATAGATTGGGTGAGTACTCATAGGTATCACCACCAGTTTTGTGATTCTGAGAAGGACCCTCATAGCCCTATTGAAGGATTTTGGTTTAGCCATATGACTTGGCTATTTGATACCATTTCTATCGCAGAAAGG TGTGGAGAACCAACCAATGTTGGTGATTTAGAGAAACAATCCTTTTATAGGTTTATCAGAAGCACTTACATGGTGCATCCATTTACTATGGGAGTTCTTCTATATGCCATAGGTGGATTTCCTTTCCTTGTTTGGGGAATG GGCGTGAGGGCTGTTTGGGTTTACCACATCACTTGGTTTGTAAACTCAGCTTGCCATGTTTGGGGGAAGCAATCTTGGAACACAAGGGacttatcaaaaaataattg GTGGGTGGCTTTGCTTTCATTTGGTGAGGGTTGGCACAATAACCACCATGCATTTGAGTATTCAGCAAGACATGGTTTAGAGTGGTGGGAAATAGACATGACATGGTACTTGGTGAAATTTCTTCAAGCTATTGGTTTGGCAACTGAGGTTAAAGTACCAAGTGAAAGTCAAAAGCTGAAAATGGcatttaataataatgatgtgGTTGCCACATGA